AAAATTGGTGCTCAGCATCCAAGTCAGCTTTGTTAACCCTTCCAAAGctagaataagaaaataaatccCTTCAGCTTTTAACGAACAACAAGCGGGTCGAAGAAGAATAAATGCTCCTGAATAAGAATATGAACAATCTCCAATTGcttcaaaaagaaaataagttgaAAAGATATTTGATGTCGATCCAagcaaagaaacaaaaaaagataTAACCTGTCAGAATTAGATCACGATGATTACAAATGTATGGGCCAAAAGAACTTTGCTTGACTACATTAATTCAGTAACCATTTAACATCACCATGCATACAGCACAGCGCAATCTagcagcttgtttggatggttgttatgtatcgtttcataatatattgtatagtattgtattgtatttactGTATCGTTTTGATGTATAGAATGTTTGGATGAATTGTAGTGTTTGCCGTCGTTTCATGATGTTATGCactaacaatatgaagaataaacttgcaatattacaaTTAAAAAGTAAGATATGAAGTagaattataatataaaaaggtagggtaaaggataaaataggattatttaaGAATAAAGAAGGTAAAGATGAGAGGAAAAaataaggtaacgacgcgaccacaccaaatcggccGTTCTATAAAGTGTCATTTTTCATTGTTCCATAACGACGgatttaacaatacgatacaataatttaagtaacaatcaaaacaaatattatatttaacgTAACAACACAATACGATACaacaggtaacaaccatccaaacaagctgtagaATACACCAGGTTACTATGCCAAACGATGAACCTTCCTTCCCATATACTCTGGAGTTCTTCACGCAACTAAAAACCTTTTATGTCGTATCCATTTTGTTCTATAATGCAGTGAAAATGCAACCATATTAAATGTTTTAGGAGAAACCAAATAACTTCTAAAAAAAGAATCTTCTAATGATCCTCAGGTATGTGGTAACGTGAAAGAGAAGATTTCAATATTAAATGTCaaatcaaaatttgaaaaatacaaaaaataaaaaataaaaaaattcaaaggtAAATTCGTCGCTTGAAAACAAATCAAGAGGTAAATGGTGAACAACTGGGATTGGCTAACCTTAGAAACCATGCGATGAAAAGCAATTTCCTCGTCATCTATTTTATCCTTTCCTTTACCAAATTTCCTATCTGCAATTTGTTTGCATGTTAAATGTGAATGAAACCCTAATCAACCAAAAAAAAAGGGTAGTATTTTGCATGCACGTACCTTTAGGATCGGTGAGATTGGTATATTCTCGAACTTCTCTACCAGCCATGGCTGCTAATTGCAGAAACTACAACCACGGATTATTGACTCAAGCGTATTTGGATTACCAACGTCGAAGAAATGGGAgatgatttagggcttgttttcTTTGCAATCGGGTCGTTTATCCTCTATCTGGATTTAGAACAGCATTCCTAATTCGGGCTCAGTTGGCCAGCCCAACCCAACCCAACTCAGAGAAATTCgaaaaaatgttttctttcaCATAGTTTATAGACAGCTCGTTTGGAGGGTCGTTATCAATTGGTGCGTATCATTTTGCATTATATTGTATTATACcacttatttttatttattatggttttaaaatatttttattattttttccgtaaaaaataatttttatttaatttaattgtaTTGTACAATCACGGATAAGTTGACTATAATGGTTAAAATGCTGAAAAAATTGAATTTCATGACTATATTTCGAACCGTGACCCTTGGTCCTTAAACTATGTGGGAGTTTTAGCACTTGAGTTATGCTTCTTTGACCCCTTAATCTTGATTGAACTGCACGCATTTTAGAACAGTAAAAgttattttttctattatctaaTAATTAAAAGCCATGCTTGTCCTTTTATTATATCGTTCTAAAACACTAAAATTATTTAACTAATCAAATAACTTTTTCGTGGAAAATCGATTCTATGAATTACATAAAAACTTATATACTACGTATTTTATATGGGTTAAATAGTTTCGCCTTTGCATCTTCTATAATTCATACATTTATTGCTAGCATTGATTACACCATTAAGTCTAATTTGGGCATAGTCACATGGCACTGTTGGAGGCTTGTTTCCTATTTGCCTTCACACTAATAAATGTTAGCTAGCCAAACAAAGGGAGGAAATTGTGGCAAACACCCTCAGTATTTCACAtgtaaacaagaaaaaaaatacatttttgaTCATTCTTACAAAGAAATCACACACTATCGACATTTAAATTCGATTTTTATTATAACATATTATATAACATGAAAATGAACAAAGAAATAAGTAGAGTACAAGATTAATGCAAATTGGATTACTTTGATAAACATCCAATAAATGCATTGTCTGGGGCTTAATTTCTGGTTAATTGTATCTGGAGGCCATTGACCAAACGAGCAGATGGAAAGAAAGACATGCGATCTTCTTTCAGTTGCTTCCACCTACAAATTCAGTAAGCATCcaatttattaattcaaataaaatTCATGCTTAATCAATAGGGGAATTCTGAAGGAAATTGGTCTTGCACTCCATGTAATATGTCCATGGATTGgtcatgtattttcatttttattccaAAATAAAGTACTATATTGGCGATAATAAGAAACCAAAATATTGAAAGGATTATCTTTCAAAAATGATTGTTAAGAAAATATCCCTATAATAGTCAgttttaatttccaatttatctTCTTTTAAGAGATAattttacttgtccatttgaaaatattgaaaatACTATGCAAAATAAGGGACACATTAATTGTTGAAATGCGTAATCAATTCATTTAAAAGTTTAAACAATTAAAAAAGCACTCTTTGCCTCtaatccttttttaaaaaaaatgaaacacgTATTAGAAACGGACAAATATGAACATATATACGTACTATGCTAGATGGACTACAAAATCAGGTTCCTTAATTCCTTTTTATAGTTTAGCAATAGTATTGTTGTCCCATATTGCGAAATTGTGTTATCCAAACATGCTGCTTTAATTGTATTACAAGGTTAAATCAATTTAAGCAACAATGCGTTCAGAATTATTCTATCCTAACGTTAGTGTATTATACGTCACATTTGAAATCTTAAACAAGAATTTGGAAAGATGTTGTAAAAGTTGCTGACTGAAATATAAATAGTTTGTTTTCTAGAATAAACATGTTATATTCCGAAAAAAGgttaaaaaataaaccaaaggtTGGTTTCTAAACACAATTCTTTCAACACACAAAAAACCAATTCTTCAAAAATTATCTTCAAACCCACATATTTTtccataaaattaaaaaaaaaaactacttttaTAATTCAAATGTTAATTATGAAGATTTTGCAATAAATAACGTCCGAGATTTgtgaatatatttatatttactAAAAGTAATAAGAGCGGTGAAGCGCCTACCTGTAAGTAGTGACAAAGTAGTGAAGAAATAGTGCGATTTGAAGGCGGGCCAATTCTGCACCAGGACAAAAGcgtcctcctcctccaaatggggCGAAAAATGGGCTATTTCTccaatttcttttttccttttattgcaATTACGATTTCACAAAAGAATTAATAATTATGTCATTAGCACATAAATCAATTTACAAAGCCCCCCAAAAAACTGGTTGAAACTCTAGCTATTGGTTAAATGGCTAACCTGGTTTTCAGGATCCATCCATCTCCAAGGGTTGAAACTTCTAGGATCATCATAGATGTTTTCATTTAGATGAACTGCTGAGAGAAATGGTACCACAAAGCAGCCTTTTGGTATAACATAATCTACATATAGAAAGACACAAATTAAGTTACGTATAGATTGAAGCATTTGAGCAACGGTAAAATTAGTTTTCATGTGACCTAtaagtcacgggttcgagccgttgAAGCAGTCACTGATATTTGTATTAGGGTAAACTGTCTACATCAAATTAACCTTTTGTGGTACAGTCCTTCCCCAAACCCTGTGTGACCGCAAAATGATTTGTACATCGAAATTCCATTTTAAACTGTTATATGATAATAGTTGAAGGCATGTCCCAGAATTATTACGCTCGACTTGTTGTATAATGTAAATTACCTTATTAAAAAAGTTTAAACTATTAGAACGGACACATACAAGACTGTTGACTACTTCTGAGACCATGTTAAATTATGTAAAGCGCTTCATCTTAAAGGTTAATCTGTTAGGAAGataaactttatttttttaatttaggtTTACAAAATGTTCTTGCCGATAATAATTTTGTGAAAACATCAATAAAGAGATTGAGATAAAACTAAGGATTATATACCTCCATATACAACATCATTGGTGGCTTCTCTcatcaaccatattgcaataccTCCAACCCGAAGAGTTTCATCTGTTACCTGTCAATAAAACTTGTTTTAGAAGATCAAAATTAAGCTATTAATGAAggtggaaaaaaaaaaagaagatgaaatCCAAAAGAGTACTCACACATTGAGTAAAAGGCATGGATTTGTAATCTTGCCAAGTGAGCATCTCGTCCTCAGTATCAAAGCTACCCTTCTGACTTCTTATGTTCTGTTGCTCATCCTATCCTTATGGACACAagttaaaaatgaaaaacaaGTGGCTTAGACAGCTAGGACTTTGTAAATGTTAGTCTTCATTTACATCCCTTGATCAATATATTTCCAGTATTTTTCAATAAATAGCTACTACCTACggttcatattttcttgttcttTAAAGTTTTTGTATACCcctcaagaaaaatatttaatacCATTAAAGTTTGTCTAATAAACTACCCTTTATCTCATAGAtttctttactttatttacacCCCACTAATATTAGAGCAGTAAAGAcgaatttgaatttttttaaaaaatatttcctgTTTTTCTAAAACGTTAAATGTTTTGAAACAATTTCCACAAGCCTTGTGGCATttattttgcttctttttttttccccttttggcagTATCAGGATCGAAGCTAGGGGCGCAACCGTTTGCTGGAAAATTGTATTGTATATATAAGGTTAAATTATTTTGTATGTATATACCGTAGATGTTATTAAATCCCTATTACTTTTTCGCacgtttatttatttatatatattattaatcaCTTTAATTAAAATCTTGGCTCTGTCAATGAGCAGTGTATTCATAGTACATTCATAAAATAGGCTTAAAAAAAAACCTAATATGCTTTTTTGTATAATGGAATGCAGATTATGTACCTGTAGTTGTTTCATGGCCTTAGGACATTGAGTAAGGAAGTAAATAGCAAATGCCATGGTCTTAGCAGTGGTCTCATTTCCAGCAAACAAGAGATTTATAATGAAATCAGCAACTGCATTATCTGGTAAGCTTTCTTCCTCTAGCAGTCTATATATCACACCATTCCCATTTTCACCTGATGGTTGCCTTCTGTGTTCCTCAATAATCTTGTTTATCTTGATTATAATATTCTCTCTTGCCTATTCAATTAACATAAGAGACAGTTCATGATTCTATTGTGGCCTTTCAACTAATATATTATctttaaaagtaatattcaatcCCCACAAAATTCTAGTACTAAAAGTTTAACAAACTTTATTAGTATGCAATATAAATTAATGGAGAAAAAAAGGTTTAAATTTGCAGTTTGTTTGTGATGGAAAATATTTTGCGAAAAAataattgccaaaaaaaaaagtcattttttgGTATTAGTtgccagaaaatattttttatgaaaaaaaaaattccaccAAAAAGGGAAAATAACTATCCTTATATTTTGGGTGGAAGTTATTTTCTTTCACAATTTTCTCGAAACCTTAATTTCATATTACTTATAACAAACACTTAGACATTATTATCAATCTTTATATAACTagtaaattacatcaaaataatATCTAGTTTGCTaatattatcattttttttcgaaaaatattttgcACTCTATGACTTAATTTTACCTGCATAGCAGTATGGTAAGCAAAACCAGGCATATTGATTGGAACAGAAAGGCATCCATCCACAAAATCAGAAAATAACTGAGCCATCTCATTCACCTCTGATTCACTTGACACTCCCAGCAGTTGATTAACCATCAAATTAATGGCCAGCTGAAATTAATTCAATGTTTTGTAATTTCCATTAAATAAGAAGCTAAACACATAATGAACTTAGTATGAAAAGAGTTGTAATTAGCATAACCACTACGAGTTATCATGGGATGGATAAGATTAATCCGCCCTTAATCAGACGTCTTGGGTTCGAGCTTTGATCATAGAATAAATCCTAATAGGAAGCACTTCCCCTTTAATGGGGCTTACGAGCataggcggatctaggattttaaGGTCGCGAGTGCACTTTTGCATTCAACcaaaattttttttatatatagggtGACGCTACTAATATATAACTATTTTTAAAGatatatacatgtatacataAAAAAAATCCGAACTTTTCGGGTGTCGGTGACCCCTCTCAGCACAACATAACTTCGCCTCTGCTTACAAAGCGACTCCAGATTAGTCGGGACCCCAATACGGTACCAGACGACCGGTGGGAAACCCAAAAAAATTAGCATACCTTTCTGCAAACATCTTGGAGAAGAATAACCTCATTATCTTGAAAATTATTCAAGGTTTGTTGAATAACCCTCTGTATATCCTGCAAGAAATGGAACTTAAGCTTGTCCAGTCTCATCATATTAGAGGCAATAGAGTGAAGTTTCCTCTGTTGTTCTCCTTGTGCTGTGATCACCCCATTTTTCCCCActaaatctctgaaagattttggATAACTTGATTTGAATAGCTTCCCTTCATTTTGCATTACAAATCTGTTAAAAGCAGGGTCTACTGATACTACAGCCCATTTACCATGTAAGCTACATGAGAATATTTTCCCATACCTGTGAATACATGAGATTTATATAAGAAACGTAGAATTTGGTTCAATGAAATTCAAGAAAAAGAAGGGTTTTTTTATGACTTACTTTTGAACTTGTTTTTCAACAAAACAAGGGGGATGAGAACTGGCAACAGCATTGTACCAGTTAAAGCTGTCACCAATAATTGGCCAGCCTCTTCTACCTGGAGGGAACTTTGCATTTCCCTTTCTAGATTTTCCCTTCTTGTATTTGATGAAGACAAGAAAAAACAGAGTGCAGATTATTAACACCCAAAATTCTGAATAAATTTCCATTGATTAACAGAAGGAATGAGACAGTGTAAGAGAAAGAACCATCTGCTAATGATAAGGAAGAGTTGAATGGAAGTTGACATACATAATTATTAGCTTAAGTCTAACAGAAAATTCTCTCCTTgaatacattattattattattattattattatataaattACTTAAATAACAAAGAATAGAGCCGGAAACAAACAAAAGAGGGTGGTGTGAAGGGAAAATAAGCGTTCGTTGACCCAAGATTTGTAGACCCACGTCTGTAAGTATTATTTGCAGCTTTAAGTAATGAATTTCACATCACATAATTGTTTGGAGAATGacaaaaactaaattatttttcgTATGTTTTGTCAACTCATAGTTAGTTCTGTTATTAAAGAATCTATTTTTCACATTCTTTTGCTGTTAGATATGATACCATTCTTTCAGTTATAATCTTAGcttcagattttatttttttaaaataaaaatgataatcCGCCTAGATCTCTTTTCAACTGGGATTTGCTTTGTTTTTTCCCCTTGTCATTTTTCAAGCAGAGTCTAATAATTGTGACTCGAGTTACCTGTGATTTATTGTCATGTATCTATCTATTTATCATTGTGTAGTCTgaaaattttccatttttgtagCCTGCAGATCTCAGAACTGTCGCTTAATATATCATTTTTTTGGTATTGGGAATACTAACATATATTGGTAATAAAAGAAATCAATTTAAGCATTAAGTCTTTCCTCTCTCTGATCTAATAGATTTTTCCTTTTAGGGGAGGAGGATGAGGACACGAACAGCGGGGCAGTCTGATGCTCCAAAATGTACCTTTGTAAGAAAGTAGATTTTTTGTAATGTTTTTCTGTTGtatgtaaaaaaatatttaatagtaTAATTTAATCGTTTCAATAAGTTATAGATTTTTCTATTCAATCCATACTTAGTGCAAGCACGCACATAAACTTTAAATAATTTGATTATATAAGTACTTTTAAAAAATGATGGTGTGCGAATTAACTTGTGCACCTTAATTACTATATTGGGTGTTTGCTACTTTTCATTATATCTGAGTAACTCTTGCCGCTAAAGCTGAGGTGGATGAGATGAAATCATATAGCGTTCTTTTGCCTTTGCTGTAATCTAAAATTTGGTGTTTTCCACTatttttaccacttcattgacGGCAACATCACATATTTGGTTACAATTGTATAGATACATATTCTTTTAACATGAGTCGATAAAAATGAAGATTTTCATGTTGTGTCGGAGCAAAAGACCAGGTGAGAAAGCTTCAAGTTGGAGAAAAGTTAGACAATATGCTCTCATTTGAGCTGTCTAATctgatttctttaattttatTCACCCAATCTTAAGAGCTAAGACCCATATTTTTTGACTAACTTTCTTTAATTTTATCTCTTCCCTTCCAAGTATTGTGAACTTTGGTTGTTTTTAAAGGCTCGAGGTTTAGACTAGTCAAGTCTATGTCGAGCCCCATAAATATTTATAGAGGGTGACAATGCTTTTACCCCACCTTTGGATCACTGGCTTTGCCATTAAATGTTTGATGTTTTTACTTTGTTAGGAACAAGCCCGACATATGCTAATAGAAAAAGGCACTTGTTGAATTTTTCTTGGCAAGTTATGGCGATGACTTTCAGATGAAAATTTATGAAACTGCAGTGCCACTATAATAGTCAACGTCTTAGGGACAGAAAAGCAACACGAGAAGCCTAGATTTCTGGCACTTTGGTATAAAGATTTACTCTATCAATTTTTATTTGTTcactatactaaaaataaattttaaatttttactcTTACTTTTACTTGATCGCtttcgcatatcaagagaaaaataatttattttttctatttagcccttagcattaattactcattccaaAGCATTTTTCAAATCCGTTAAGGCtatacatcaattaatatgggtatcatgataaattatacattttatttattactccctccggtccacaataagtgaccatttTACCTTTGGCACACTCATTAAGGAAATACGAACTCTTAGAGAAAAAAGATGTACTTCATTCACTAAACTAACCTTAATTAATTGTTATCTTGACACATtggaatatgtaaataagggcaaattttgaaaaaataaaattaattctttcttgattatgtaaatggactttttattttggaccaaaataaaaaggtaaaattgTCACTTATTGTGTACCGGAGGGAGTATTTCTTAAAAGGCGTGCAAAGTCAAtactggacaagtaaaagtgaatgaATGGACTAGTATTTGTTATTAGTGGTTTTAAGTATAGTCAAACTTATTGTTTTATTATGTTGTTGAAAGTTACGTGACTTTAATAGTTCAAAAACCCTGTTGTAGTTTTATAGTCATCAGTTTCATTGAGAATAGGTTGGTACCTTCCCAAGATTATCTGTATTATTAAACTATAGCCCAAGTGGTTGTTTGCTGGTAGGCAAGTGAGAACAAGTCCATTGCTCCGGAGATGtctcaatttttaatttttttgacaaTGGATGATCATTAAACTTGAATAGATGATTGAtgcgtgtcacacctcctttttccggggAATGGTGCCAAAGgaatttttctaatttaagtgacattaatcgaaattgGATTATTTATTAGATTCAGAGCCGCCACTTAAGATaatttctggtgtcccaagtcaccggtttattttaaatcccaaatcgaggaaatttaatTCTGTTttacggtccgcgaacacagaagaccgggtaaagaattctgttaacccgagagaaggtgtgaggcactctcggattccgtggttttagcacggtcgctttaatcatacctggcttaattaaattatttaattactcattttagaacctatgtacatttacctttttaccgcttttaattgcttgattattcataattatgaaattatcttgaaacgaatcacgcgtacatGTATTCGTTTTGTTTGGTGGGTTAAGAATCATGCCGCGCATGCGTGTACACAATTactaacgctttattattatcaAGATCGTTTGAccaaagtcgcgcgaacgcgtaccttgatttcttttgggaatcataattatgtcacgcgaacgtgtacacaatcatgaTAATAGATTAAGTGCCTAAAGTATTCTACgaattaagaattattttttcaaaaaaaaaaaagaagttttgatattattgtgaaGCTAAAGTTATAGACGAGAAAGGTGATGTAATTTAGCTATGAATTATTGACGAGTGAATTACACGTGTGAATTATTACTTCAAAACCGGAAGTAATTTATCTGGCCCAATGAATTCATAATACCTACAGTTCATAATACCTTCACGCAGTAAATTATTACTAAATTCATAATTTGTTTAGTAATTTATTGCTAAAGTTAACAAATCATAATACCTACAGATTTTGTTTTAGACTAAACTAGCTAAATACTCCAACTAGCGTCACGTTAATACTTActgacttcaaaaaaaaaaaaaatcatcccaAACAAATCTACTGCATGAcataaaaaaaagaaactaactaATGACCTAAATTATCAAATAAAGCCAACACCcaatatttaatttaatatatttaaccAGTCAAAAAGTTTTTAGTTCCTTCTTTCTCGACAGTAGCTATCCAAGACCAAAATGTCATACAATTTAATAACTGTACAATGGAACTTATTACCCCATATTTATTCTTCTATGGTTGACGCTACAAACATTATGAAACTTgtgaaacaaaataaattttaacTTCACGCCTTATCTTTAAACAATTCAAACATCCAAATTCACACGCTAATCGCAATAACAAACACCaaaatacatgaaaaatggcCAGTAACAGGTAAaacgataaattcgaaataagaGTTAATAAAGTGAGGTAGAAGACATATAGTAATTTTGAAATCCTTTAAATTATCTTCAAGACTACAATTCTAGAGAAAATGGTATAAAATTCTCATCATTGATTTCTTTAGCTTACGAAACCGGCCAGGAGCGAACATTTGCttcttcttttaataaaattttacatCACACTAATTTAAGCAAAGATATAAGACAGAAAAGAAAACAGACGAGGGGAGTGCAGTAAAAGGCATCAATGAGATCTCGACATGAACTCTCAAATTTGAGATGAATAAACTATAATAAAAAGTACCATATTACTGCATACAACTCAGACATTTAAACCATAAAAAATTTACAATGAATACTACTAAAAATGAGAATCCAGACTAACCTTGAAAGCagaatttttctttcaataataCAAGGAATGTCCGCAAATACAACTCCAACGTCCCAACAATTTCAATTCGAACGAAGATGCAACAAGAATCCGAAGATCGCTAACCACAAAATAAGCTTGATCAGCAACCACAAACCCAACCGAGAACTCAGATATATTCGTGGGT
This DNA window, taken from Nicotiana tabacum cultivar K326 chromosome 4, ASM71507v2, whole genome shotgun sequence, encodes the following:
- the LOC107802675 gene encoding abietadienol/abietadienal oxidase-like; translation: MEIYSEFWVLIICTLFFLVFIKYKKGKSRKGNAKFPPGRRGWPIIGDSFNWYNAVASSHPPCFVEKQVQKYGKIFSCSLHGKWAVVSVDPAFNRFVMQNEGKLFKSSYPKSFRDLVGKNGVITAQGEQQRKLHSIASNMMRLDKLKFHFLQDIQRVIQQTLNNFQDNEVILLQDVCRKLAINLMVNQLLGVSSESEVNEMAQLFSDFVDGCLSVPINMPGFAYHTAMQARENIIIKINKIIEEHRRQPSGENGNGVIYRLLEEESLPDNAVADFIINLLFAGNETTAKTMAFAIYFLTQCPKAMKQLQDEQQNIRSQKGSFDTEDEMLTWQDYKSMPFTQCVTDETLRVGGIAIWLMREATNDVVYGDYVIPKGCFVVPFLSAVHLNENIYDDPRSFNPWRWMDPENQEKRNWRNSPFFAPFGGGGRFCPGAELARLQIALFLHYFVTTYRWKQLKEDRMSFFPSARLVNGLQIQLTRN